Below is a window of Fibrobacter sp. UWR2 DNA.
CTTTTTGTGCACGAGCGGAGTCGCGCTACGCCTGCCGTATTCTTTTTGCATCGTGCGGCCCTGCATGTCGAACCGGCGCGCATCCCTGTCCATAAGGCCCTGCGCATCTTGCCCCGCGAAGTTCCGCGCATTCCTGCGGATTGCCGTCGTGGAATCCTGCGTTCCGGTTGAATCGCTTACTGCGGGCACCGTGTCTGCAGGCGTATTTCCCGAAGTATCTGCCGGCGCCTTCAAAATGCCTTCCTTTATAATCCTCGCAAGCTCCATGGCGCCTGTCGCGTTCGGGTGCACGCTGTCGGGCAAAAACCACGCGGGCGTATTGAATTCCGCGTGCAGGTCGATGATTTCTACACCCTTCCGGGTCGCGACTTCCTGGATGATGGGGTTTATCTGGTTCACGATTGCCGTATCCATGATTCCCCACCCGCAGTTGTTGGAATAGGGCTGCAGCGTCGCGATGATTCTCGGGCTTGTCGGCAGGTGTGCGAACGTGTCGATAAGCGCTTCGTAGTCCTTGTACAGATTTTCCTTATCGTATTGTCCGTAGTTGTAGTTGTATTGGGGTTGCCCGTCTGTTCCGATGCAGTTGTTGCTGAAGAACTTGCTGTCGTTTGTCCCGAGCTCTATGACGACTATATCGGGGTTGAAATTGAGCGCCGCCTTGAAGTTGTCCGTTTTCCAGTAGCTCGAGTTGTTTGTGCCCGACTTGATGATTTCGCCGGCGAATGTCATGCCGGAGACTCCGAAATTCTGCACGCTGTAGCTGTTGCCCAGCATCTCCTGCAGTCGGAACGGGTAGTCTTCTTGCCAGCCGAGCCCGTAGCCCGCGGTGATGCTGTTGCCTACGCACGCCACGCGCGTCTGTGCGCTTGCCGTGCATGCGAGTCCCGTGAAAATGGCCGCTACCGCAGTTGCTCTAAATACTTTTCCAAACATCATGCCTACAATATAAATTACCGAACGGCAGGTCGTCACGCCGGGCGGGCAGTTTTGCGAATCACCGGTGTGCCGCATACAACAAAAAACGACCCGCATTTGCGGGCCGTTTATCAAATTGCTTGTAGAGCCGCCGAACCTTCGGCTTTGTCTATTAATACTTGTCTTTCAGGACCTGCGGGCATTCCACTTCTTCGTAGTTGTGGAGCGGGTTGCCTGCTGCGTGCATGAATCCGGCGAGGAAGAGGCAGCCTTCCTTGGCCTGAGCGTCGTTGCTGAACACGCTGTTGCACTTCTTCTGGAGGCAGTTGAGCGTTGCGCCCGGGCTGTAGTTGGATTCTACTTCGCACTTGGAAAGCAGGCCGCCGTACTGTTCGCCCTGATCGCCCCAGCCCATGCTGCTGCAGCCGTTGAACTGGCCAACGCCACCGCCCGGAATCATGATGTCGAACTGGCCCTGGTTCACGTCGCCACCGATGTTGGTCACCATGATGATAAGCTTCTTGCCCTTGATGGCCTTGTGGTTTGCGTCGGTTGCGTACTTGCCTTCACCAGTGAATGTGAGCTGGAAGCACTTGCCGCAGTCACCGCCGTTGCTTGCGGGCACGGCCGCGAATGCGAAGCCCATTTCGGTACAGCCGTCAACCGTGAACGGAATCTGGCTCGTGCAGGTCATGAGGCCGCCACCGCTGCAGACGCTTCCGCCACCCCAGTCGGTGCTTTCGGTCTTGCCCTTGTTGGTGCACTGCCTGGAGTAGTTGCCGTGTGCGTGTTCCGCCCAGGAGCAGTGAGGCTTGCAGCAATCCCAGTAACGGGTTGCCCAGCCGCTACCTCTGGAGCCGCCCTTTGTCTTGATGGTCGGGCAGCCGCCGGTCGGCTTGCTAGAGGAACTGCTCTGCACGCTGCTGCTAGACTTTGCGCTACTGCTAGACTTGACACTGCTCGAAGAATTGACGCTGCTGGAGGAATTGTCGTCGCTGCTGGCGGGCGTGCTGGAAGATTCCGGAATCACGCTGGAGCTGGACGGCGGAGCGGGTGCCTTCGTGAACTTGTCTCCCGGAGTGAGGTAGGGGAGGGCAAGGATGTCGTCGACCTTTGCGAGCACGGTGCCCGAACCGTCGGTAGAGATAATCTGGCTGGTCGCGTAATCGTAGATGGCGATCTGGGTCGCACCGGTGTCGGTGACCACGCTGGTCAGGCCGTCAGCGCTGGGGTATATGAGGTAATCCACACCGCTTTTCTTGTCGTGATAGAGGAAGGTGATTCCCGTGATGGTGTAGACGGTAGTGTTCTGGGTAAGAACCGGCAGTGCGCCGACGTCGACAGCTTCGAGAATGACATTGCCGAGGGTATCCTTCAGGACGCCTACGGTCGAATTCGCCGGCAGGTCAAAACTGCCGATAACGTTGCCCTGAGCGTCAGTTACCTG
It encodes the following:
- a CDS encoding GDSL-type esterase/lipase family protein: MMFGKVFRATAVAAIFTGLACTASAQTRVACVGNSITAGYGLGWQEDYPFRLQEMLGNSYSVQNFGVSGMTFAGEIIKSGTNNSSYWKTDNFKAALNFNPDIVVIELGTNDSKFFSNNCIGTDGQPQYNYNYGQYDKENLYKDYEALIDTFAHLPTSPRIIATLQPYSNNCGWGIMDTAIVNQINPIIQEVATRKGVEIIDLHAEFNTPAWFLPDSVHPNATGAMELARIIKEGILKAPADTSGNTPADTVPAVSDSTGTQDSTTAIRRNARNFAGQDAQGLMDRDARRFDMQGRTMQKEYGRRSATPLVHKKRGAN
- a CDS encoding glycosyl hydrolase family 5, producing the protein MKKKLFKALLVATALIFAWNCSDEGPTTPKAPEYVVTSNAWLLTTDTDYLIYPDGQVTDAQGNVIGSFDLPANSTVGVLKDTLGNVILEAVDVGALPVLTQNTTVYTITGITFLYHDKKSGVDYLIYPSADGLTSVVTDTGATQIAIYDYATSQIISTDGSGTVLAKVDDILALPYLTPGDKFTKAPAPPSSSSVIPESSSTPASSDDNSSSSVNSSSSVKSSSSAKSSSSVQSSSSSKPTGGCPTIKTKGGSRGSGWATRYWDCCKPHCSWAEHAHGNYSRQCTNKGKTESTDWGGGSVCSGGGLMTCTSQIPFTVDGCTEMGFAFAAVPASNGGDCGKCFQLTFTGEGKYATDANHKAIKGKKLIIMVTNIGGDVNQGQFDIMIPGGGVGQFNGCSSMGWGDQGEQYGGLLSKCEVESNYSPGATLNCLQKKCNSVFSNDAQAKEGCLFLAGFMHAAGNPLHNYEEVECPQVLKDKY